The genomic stretch AAAAGGAACGACGATGTCCCTTTGGGGCAACcgacgtgtatgtatatagcaaGCAAATTATGGTCCGTCGTTAAAGGCATGTcggttttcagattttccaaTTCTTATTTATCACGACTTGTGTTTGGACTTGGAAAGATTGACTGCAAAATtgtgtccaatttttttcaatcgtttcCAAAACCATCCAAACAAGGTGATTCTAATTCGCTGGAGGAGAATAAGAGTCGTCAGGGACCCCAGAATACCCCATAGCAAAAGTCTCGCTGCGCGGAGCTATCTTATATTCCGAatgagttttattttccaccgGTTGGCTATTAACTTTTACGTggtacgtttactttttaatctcgagaaaaaagaagaccTTTCCCCGCgcgtatatttttaatttaatcccCTCTCTGACCCCTTCCATCCCCCTTTCTTGCACAATCCTCGCGAACACCGACGCAGGCCTTCATTTTCCGTCATAACCATACACCCGTTATGTGCCTCGTACTTGGATGTAGCAACAGCTAAACTGTACCAGTTCTAGCTCTATTTATGCGATGCGGTGCACCGGAGGACAGCCTCTAGAGATACTCACTCACTACAGCGAGCTCAGCAAGCAACAACGCCTTAGTAGAATTGAGCGGTATCAGGAAGGCAAGCGTCTTAATTAATCCCCTGCAGGTCGATGTGCAGGCTGCTGAATTCAGACGGACAATTTATGCCCGCGAAGCTAGTGAGAAgcaataaaacaaagacgaaaaaacaaaacaaaaaataaaaaataaaaaaaaaccatcacgCACACAGATTTccgtgtaaaaataaagaaaaatcagcAACCGTGAAGAGTGCAAACGCGAGCCGGTTGTGAATCTCGGTTAAAAAGTACAGGGTGGAATTTTGTAACACAGGGGTAACCCGCATGTAAATGAAAGCCGAGTAGAAGAATGATCTCTTTTTAATTCAACACGACCCTCGAGTTTTATTGCTCGGGcaaaaggagagagagagagagagagagagagtgaaggAGGAGACCGCCGCGAAGTGGGATCGCTTGTTTTTATACCGGGGTATAACACGACGCCGCCATTACGTTTAATCTGGCGCAAAAATGCTGAATATAAACCTTAATATAAAGAAGGTTGCAAGCGCGGCCGCTGGTCGAGGGTAGACGAACGGAGGAGGAAACGGgcggagagaaagaggagTGCAAATGAAGCTCTGAGGATCACCCGTGCCCTCTCCTCTCTCTGCATCCTCCTCTTTCGTAAGAGTTTTCTCCAGCCCCTCGACACCCGAGCACTAGCTTTTATCTCCTCGACTTTTCCACGATCCGGCAACCCGGATGGTTAGTTGGCTGCTTCACCTCCACCTTCTACCCATCTtttcagttttaaaaattctctcggtactgtattttatacaattttttgccCGCGCACATGTACCTCTTCCCTGTGTCCGAACAATAAACTgattttttcgtaataatGTAATGAGAACACGTATTTAAGCAGTATAAGTCTTGACCTTTTTGTCAGGAATCCATTTGTCTCTTACAGATGTAAATGGAGAATGAAATTTAGTCGTGAGAGAGTCCGAATAggttgttaatttttaaagGTGTTACGATGAAGAATCGATACGGTGGTATGATTCCAGAAACTGAAGTTTAAAGGAAGATGACATCAATCTTTACAAATGAAGTGTATAATGTGAAAGGTGCACAAGTTTGGTAAAGTGAGATTTCACCGTCATCATCTTTCCCGAACCTGCATGGATCTTAAAGTAACCATTTGTCAAGATCCCCGTATACAATCCATCTCCACAACTATACTTGTCACTGTCAGCCATGAGAAATTCTACCATAGATACAATCATTAATTTATGTTTACTACATCAACAGCATTTTAGTCCCGACTATAGTAACCAAATCATCTTACGACTCATGTCTCAAACTGTACACTTGCAAACCTAATTACAATCCACGAATCATGCGTGACGTAGCTACCGACGACGTACGTGCGTCACCACTGGTTTTCGGAGTTCGAGCATcatagggtgaaaaaaaaaattgaaccccGTGGAAAAGCGGAATCAATGGAGGGTAATTAACAACAGGTGGAATCACCCACTCCACCCCGGTCCGCCTCAACCGATTCGACCAACTCGATGCGGGGTTTGTATCGCAGGGCTGAATTTGCACGAGCTTTAGGCTATCGAGCGACGATAGGTTTATAGCACTGCGGTGAGCCGCCCCAGGTCACCCTGCTGCAGGCTCGCGTGTCGCCCAGTTCGATCTCTCAACGTTTGCTTCCAATTGTAACCTGCTTCCAATCGACGCTGACCGTTGAGCTTGGCAAACGCGGAAGTCAGTGACTCTCCGTTTGTCCGACGCTTCAACACCGATCCTTAAATCATTGTCTCTGGAAAATCAGAGCGCAATTCTAAATGGTCTACAGACTCATGCATGTCTTTGCCTGttcatttgaaattacatCATGCCACTTTGTTGTAAAAGGATTTATAGGTACGAACGTTGATtaaagtttgttttctttgGGGTGAAAAAGTCGAGAAAATCAAATGAACCTTGCGTTCGATGAAAGTGACGAGCCAGCCACACCCGGTTCACTATTTTGAGAGTTACTGCTCGAGTGACACGTAATTCCTGGACCAGATAACTGTGTGGGGATGGTTTCCGGATCCAGGGTTGGACACGCTGATCCCCTCCACTTTATGCGAGTCTATTGCGGTGACAACCCGTTCGATCCCGAGCCGGGAATCCGGTGAATTCCAATTACAGGTATTCAGAGCCGAAGAGTGATTGTCACGGTATCGTGATCATTTGATGCAATATATTTTAATGGAAATTCTCTAGCACTCGCTGGATTCTGTACTCTTCTTAGATGAGAGATGAATGTAACTCCGAGGAGGAAAAACGTCTGACGTGATTACGCCGTGCAGCGGTGTAGccgctatacatatatatatatatatatcctgcACCGATGTATGATACAGTTTTTGCCCGTTGAAGAACACGACTCTGACAACAATTACTATAGTGAAGCCACCGCAGCCGCAACTATCCTGTTTAGCCATCCTAGCAATCCTATCAGATTAAACCCGCGTCTCCGAACTAATCCTCAAATCGAGGTTTTGTCGGTTGGCAGGCCTTGGCTTTGGCGCATCTCATCAAAACTTAAACTACACGCACACTTCTATCTCCAACAGTATGTCTCTAGTAATATCTATTTCTAAACAATCATATTCTCCAGCAtatagtaggtatacatacgtgtaacgTGGATTCTAATCCAGCTAATCACACGCGACGTTGCGATACAACTTGGTAGCAAAAACTTAAGAATATATGACGGCGTGCAGATATGCGTGGTCGAAAAGATGAAGCTTCTAGCGCATTGTGATCTGGTTAAATTTCGGTCTGTTTTATGCCAAagttcgacaactttgaagtgggatttttgaaaacgctTTCTATTTATACCTCGAatctaattgattttttggaGGGGGGAAATCGCGCCGAAGAGACGATCTCGTCGCCGCTGCGTCTTCTTGGATCAAATATGAATTTCACGATAGCGGAATGGGAACGGAAGTGGAAGCACCATGAATATCCGAGCATCAGACGCCCTCTGGGACATGAAAAACTGCGAGGATCTTGAATAATAAGGCGACTCCCGGTGTGATTCCCAATCGGCCGAAGGAGCCCGAGCTGAGAGACCAGGTGCGCCCAACGGTCGAATCGTTTTATTCCCAAGCCCAAAACTCTGGCCACCCCCTTTTCCCAACCTTCTTCACATTTATATTCGTGTAATACGAATGgctattcatttttgaacgCGTTTTTCACCGGCCCAACCGAGTAGCGAAAAGTCTCGCAGATTTTCGGTCTGTTCAATTCCAGCAAACAATGTCGATAGATTTGCCGGATAATCATTCTTCAATTACTGTGATCGTTCAGGAGAATCAAATCATTCCGTGATTGTGATGAAGGGGGAAAAGAATCGTTGAATGATTATACAATTTAAAATACCGTATTATGAAGCTTGTATATATTTAGATGTATGTTTATCTTGACGATCTTGATTGAGTTAAAAGAAAAGCTTTTATCGCACTTTTAAAACGTCCAACTCCATCCCAGCTTTCTGCGTTGTTTTCCAAACTATCCCCACCTCAGTTTTTAACGAAAGCACAATCACTCCGTTTGCCTAGCTGGCAATCACGGTGAAATAATCAAGCCACCGTTATTCAAGTAtccaaaatattatcaaaccATGTGTTCTTGGTGTTTAAACTTGACATAGTTGTCAGTTATCGTATCACTTGTGATATTTTGACTCATTGAAGACTGCCAATCGATAATTACTCGACCAAAATGAGTTCAGATCATATCTTCGCCTTATCGTTTACCGGCAATTGGATATGTGCGTTGAACAAGCCTTCTgtcaaataatattgaatGTCAAGAAGAAGGTTTAAGACACGTTTACACGATGCGATTTGTCTGGGAATTCGTCGGCGATTCATAGGCGTGAACGTTGTATTGCTCTGCAGCGACCTCGGTAGGTCACCAGACAAAAGTATAAAGCACATGTCCATACTACAAGCGAAGATGATTCGGCGACGTGTTCTCGTGACAAGTACGGATATGATGCAGCCAGGGATCGAACTGCTGAAAAAAACGTGAGTGAGTTAAGATACTAGTttgctgaataaaaaaatctgaggAGCTTCCACGAGTCGATCACAGACAACAAAGAACGTCTTTCCTCCTCCGCGTTGGAAAAGCACTCTTATTCCCGTGTCGAATGGTCGATTGTGCGCCTCCTCTTGGTGCCGTTAGCTGACGGGTACCGACCAGCGTTAGGTAATACAGACATCGTTGTTCGCTGCGATCGATCCTTTACCAGTAGTAAAACATCCAGTACCTAGTGGAATTTCCACAATGTCGAATGTTGATGACCGGTGTGCACTGTAGATGCGAAGTCTTGCTTTGTCCCGTGCCAGAGCTCACTAAGGAGGAAATTTCGGCCGGTTATCCTGGGCCTATGCAGAGTAGAGAAGATGTTCTCGGACATCTGAAGAACTCTTATCCGATCGATGGGATCGTTTGGTCCAACAAAGTCCGGTGCGATTCGGAAATACTCGATTTAGCTGGTACGAAACATAATTATTGTGGTAAGCTTGTTACAGCATATTGTTAAGCAGTAAAAAATCCCATTCATGATCTAACAGGTCCGAGTCTCAAAGCGATCGTCACAATGTCTTCGGGGTTTGATCACATGGACGTAGATGAGATCAAACGTCGCGGAATTCAGGTTGGGCATTCGCCCTTTGCTCTCGACGCGGCCGTCGCGGAAGTTGGAGTGATGCTCGCCCTCAGTGCTAGTCGACGAGCCCACGAAGGACGCCTCATGATCGAACGGTCGGTATCAGCGTGCACTTGAACTTTGAACCCCTTCGATCAGCTCGATAAAAAGCCTCTTTCAACTTGACCCATCAGAGGTCAGTGGGAAAGCAGACCGCAGTGGCTATTGGGACATGGATTTGAAGGTGCGACAGTTGGTATCGTAGGACTGGGTGGTATAGGTCGAGGAATTTTGAAGCGGCTGTCCAACTTCGAGGTCAAGCGTTTCCTCTACGCTGGACGATCTCGAAAACCAGCTGGTAATCCTACATCGTTATACCATTTACTGCTACACATTTCAACAAGATTCAACTTGCTTGAACAGACGATGAACTCGGCGCCGAATTTGTGCATCTGGATAATCTACTACGTCGAAGCGATTTCGTGTTTGTGGCTTGTGCCCTGACCAACGAGACTCGCCAATTGTTCGACGCTGAAGCGTTTGCAAAAATGAAGAGAACGGCGGTTCTGGTGAACGTCGCCCGCGGACCAATCGTTGATCATCCAGAACTGATACGGGCTCTTCGCCATGGGACCATATTTGCAGCTGGCTTGGATGTTACTGATCCTGAACCACTTCCAGCTAATAGTGAACTTCTTCAACTCCCAAATGCTGGTAAAATTAATCACGTATATAGACGGAAAACTTCTAAGGgttgtttcgattttcaaccacttttttttttttttttttttacagtcatCACTCCGCACATGGGTAGCTGCACTGTTAAGGCGAGAGCAGATCTATCTATATTAGCAGCGCAAAGTGTGCTGCTCGCACTTTCGGGTGAATCGATGCCGTATCCTCTCTGAAACGAGCTACTTAGATTTCGCACGTAAATTATTGCTAATCAGAGTTATTGTCGAATGAAACCGTTTTCCTTTATCTCATAAATAGCAAtcattgaataaatgaatggtaCGAATGAAAAGCTGCATGGGAAGCTTATCGCGCCTTTACTGATTTCATTCAAACCTCAGTTGATAACCGTATTGTAAATTTGAATTAGCTGTATAAAAGTCCTTTGGTTCTCAATGTAGGGCACCCATACAATCGGCCATTAAAGGAATTGGTATTTTCGTGAAAAGTGTTAAGCAGATTGCGGCTCCACCAAGCTGCACCCTCAGTCTGTCTTCGGTTGTTTTATGTCTCCATTAGCATTCGGTCCCTCTCGACAAAGACGTACGTACAGTACCTTACTTCTGCGGTTTGTCGCCGCGACGCCGACGCCTCTAGAGTGTAGGCTAAGATTTATTAGCAGCCCCTTTAGATCCCGCTAAATCTAAATTCCCAAAGCCGTTAGCCCCTCACCCTCAACGCCGGATAAAGTGGGCTGCGACAAATCGACCCACAACTTTACTTTCACACATGGTTGTTACACGTTTCTCTACGCATTTTATCCGCGGTGTATATCGGAGCTCTGGATGCAAACCGTTAAACCATAGGTACATCTGCATCGTCGTATACACAGATTTCCGTGGACGTAGGGAAGAGGCGAGTGAAATGGGCCATAACGGGTAAAATGGGCCTCCTGCACAATTAAatgggatttaaaaaaatgttcataacgattgaaatgtatttttagACCACAGACAAAAATAACTGCGTTGTCGAAATTGGTTTAACGTTATTCCTTCTCTGAGGGGCccaatatgtatatctatacgtacATCAGAGGATATAAAACTACGAAAATACTTTCCGACTAAACTCtactcatatttttattcgatcaaAGATACAGTACCGCGAATATTGGCCAATTGCTAATTATATactaagagaaaaatttattacaccgtAGAAATAATCTATCATCAATACGTTCTTCTATGAACAACTTTTCAAtacttgataataattaacctGTATCAACGGATGGTGGATTATATTACtgttcaaataattcggaCACAGAACGTGAAAACCCTAATTATAATagcttgaaatttatttcatgtaattaatttacgaaatgattatattttatcgaaCATAATCAGATGATTTGATGGACgtataaattgtttattcTTTGTAAGTAATATACAaagttttttctcactttcaaTGTTTAAATAAGTAGCTGTGTTTCTGATACAAAATCGAATGTGTTGTCTAAATCTACTATATTCCTGATCgaattgaattattgttatctttttttttttagcgtaATCGAGAGAATAACCCCTGAATATACCtgaataaaattgtgaaaatgttGTGCCGCGCAGGGTCCCTACAATATACTTATAGTCGTCGTCTCCGTTAGAAAATCgggaaaacaaagaagaacCCAATAACGTGTAACTATTTCCTTTGAAGAAGCAATGCCTTATCGACGTCCAAAGAGAACAGCTTGATCCGAATGAACCCCGTCATCTTGGGACCGCAACAACTGCACGACGGTGCGAGTCTGGCACGCCGAAAGCTTCTTGAGTTCACTCTGCAGAAGAAGGAAGTCACCCTATAGtcgattattttccaaaaattacaCTCCAGAGAATTGTTTCCGGTCCAACGTACCATAAGCGCGTGGCAGGCTGCAGCTAAAGCTTTCGCGTTCGTTAAGCAGCTTCCTTCGCTCGATGGAGATCGTTTTCCGGGGTTCCAGTCCCGCGAAAACGTCACCTGaaagttcttttttcaaatttgagctTACTAATTTTCTACCTCTTTACCCTACGCCGACTCAGACATACCTGGCCACTACCGATCCTCGTATAACAGACCAAAACCAAGAAGAACATGTAGCATAACGAAAATCCTCTCATTATGTCTTGTCTCAGCATTCCATTCATGCTGCACAAAACGAGTTCGAAGGGGTTAAACACTCGTAAAGTGATATTTTTAATACCGTATCTTATAACTGGAGGATATGATTATGTACACAACGATTTTTCTATAGAGAACGAGGAGTTAGAATTGAAACGCGATTTTAATTGAGCTCTTTCTAGAGCCTCTCATTTCTCATTGTAGATCATTTGGCTAAAATCGTCATTTAGTCAAAATCTTGATGCAGGTATCAACTAGCATGATGCCAGTTCGTAACCAGTTGCAAAATATGGTATAGGA from Diprion similis isolate iyDipSimi1 chromosome 12, iyDipSimi1.1, whole genome shotgun sequence encodes the following:
- the LOC124413303 gene encoding glyoxylate reductase/hydroxypyruvate reductase — protein: MSILQAKMIRRRVLVTSTDMMQPGIELLKKTCEVLLCPVPELTKEEISAGYPGPMQSREDVLGHLKNSYPIDGIVWSNKVRCDSEILDLAGPSLKAIVTMSSGFDHMDVDEIKRRGIQVGHSPFALDAAVAEVGVMLALSASRRAHEGRLMIERGQWESRPQWLLGHGFEGATVGIVGLGGIGRGILKRLSNFEVKRFLYAGRSRKPADDELGAEFVHLDNLLRRSDFVFVACALTNETRQLFDAEAFAKMKRTAVLVNVARGPIVDHPELIRALRHGTIFAAGLDVTDPEPLPANSELLQLPNAVITPHMGSCTVKARADLSILAAQSVLLALSGESMPYPL
- the LOC124413639 gene encoding adipokinetic hormone/corazonin-related peptide-like, which codes for MIRECEYLTDAGEKASAQSGGTRGLRDDPEIYKARILRLRSDELRHLKRSLKRYLNSLIFSISTMNGMLRQDIMRGFSLCYMFFLVLVCYTRIGSGQVTFSRDWNPGKRSPSSEGSCLTNAKALAAACHALMSELKKLSACQTRTVVQLLRSQDDGVHSDQAVLFGRR